A stretch of DNA from Anopheles nili chromosome 2, idAnoNiliSN_F5_01, whole genome shotgun sequence:
aacaaaatgaagcaaaaaatctgTAGACATCTGGCAAGGATGAGCACGGGCTGACGGTGCGCGGGTGTAGCTTGCGACCACACCTCCTCCCCGCCTCTGTCCCGCTTCCCGTTCAGGACGATGATCAATGAGTGTGCGCGTAAAACGTGAGAGGAGCATGTTTCATTTGGAATTCGTTTGTGCCTCGCATGCATGTATCATACGTTTCATCTCTCCACGGCGGGAAAAGCCCCACCTTCGGTGCCGCATTAAAGTCCTTCTAACTTGCGGTTTACTTTCCTAACGCCTGCAAGACGACTGGAGGAGGGGTTCCATTATAGACAAAAAATCCAAACGAATCTGgagatatttaaaaaaataagtttTTCCAACGGAGATGGAAAATGCACGTGACAGCTATGATAAAGGTTTGgtttaaaaaagttttaccataGTCACATAAAAGCAAAGCATCCAACACTTCGTTGCAACCGTGACTCACGATGGTGGGTGGTTCTACTACAGTTGCACATGTTGGGGACTCCGTTGCAGCTTATAGCTTTCTTTGCGAAAGCGACGGTCACTTTCAGCCAGTCGCAGCTTTTCTTTAACCTTTCTCCACATTTCCAATCGTCTGCCAGCGTTTACATTATGGGGGACTCAGCTTTTCTCTactgtttctcttttttgcttcatttgtttcgattttctgctctctatctcgctttaaataaatttaatcacaTTTTGCTcctcgtttctctctctctctttcttttcctctgcCGTACgccggtttcgttcgtttttgtttgtttgtttctcataaattaataatatttATCAGATAAAAATACTCTTTTCCTAAcacgttcgtttttgttttgtatgcaTTTATCACCACCTCACTCAGTAAGTtaaatttcttcttttttccgaTTCGGTGCCGTTTGTTCTAAGTGGCACCCTCCTTACTGCGTACGATCTACGTGATGTCGATTTTTATTCTCTACCACACCGTCACCAAGATGTGCCTTCTGTTTACGAGCGAATGAGTCCctgttttccatttgtttaGCTCCAGAAGACACCATCGTACACTTCTAGTGTTTTTTCTTGTATCCATACTGATACCCACTGAGGCATATCAGACGCTTTTTACCAGTGGGTGGGCTCGTATCTGCATTCTTGTATTATCCAAGTCGCCTTTGATGTCGTGGGTACAGGTGTTTCAATAAGACAAAGGAAACAAATATATCCCAGGAATTCATAACGAAAGCTTGCTATACAATCCTAAGCGAACGTGGTACAATATATTCGAGATCAATcgcattttaatttgtttataaaGCGTTCGGCGCGCTGCACCGAACTTTGggatgaaacaatttttttggGCCGACTTTAAATCTGACACATATGTACGAAGTCGGCTTTCGTCATCGTTATGGACGAAAATGAGCGGCAAAGTGGCAAGGAAATAAATTGCTGTTATTTGCCATCCTCATCCGCTGAAAACACACATGTACAGTTTTCATTTGCCTTTGTTGCCAATGGAATGGGCaagcaaaaatgcatcatttgctaaattaagaaaattttcaaatgtaAAAGCAACGCACATTGTGTACTGTGTGCCAAGTATTCCCCACTGCTGCACATTGTTTGCAGAAGGGCTGGAAATAGAAAGAATCCCTTTCTAAACTCGTTTTGCATCATACTAGCATCTTCTGAGAAACCTCGCTCAACTTGTACAGTTTTGTTTGAAAGCAAATGATTAATTCTTTTCCTctttgtatcttttttttctctaaaaacGCTCATCTATGCTTGTAATTTCACATTAAGAGAAACACATACAATTCTACAAACAACACGTCTACTACGACACGGGGACGCATTATCAGACCAAAACACAGGAAAAGCTCAGCTTAATTCTACACAATCCTTACTGTTTCATgatttaggtttttttttggaaagttTGGCGTTGCTCTCCAAGATTGGAGTaagatttttttcgtttaaatttCTCGTCCTTATTCTCACTACAAGCATACAATAGCAAATAGAATAGTGAACGAATGTGGCCGCCTATTGGTTTCGTATGGTTTAGGTTTCCGATTGAATTCAGTTTCCACGCGTAttggaaatgaattaattgTCTATCTCGATATTTATATAAGGTTACTTGGCAATTTGCTAAGGTTTGATAAGTCGTAGTTATGTTGTTTGCAGCAGTTTTGCTCATCTGTAACCGTGGAGGCTTTGCAAGTTGCGTTGCTATTAATTCATAGGGAAAAGATTTTCATTTCTTACTGCAATCATAACGAACAAATGTTTAGTTCTTGGCAGAGAAATATTTAGAGAAAGACAACCATAAGCAAACACGCCATAGCTTTGTGCTTGATTGAGCTTTGTCCTTCTAAAAAGGAGACACATTAGTAGGGATGATTTGTTATCTCTCAATCTTGCCCTCTGTCGCACTATGCCAGACATATGCGCTATTGCTATTTTCGCTCATTAAATTTCTTCGTGCTTTATCCTACACGCTAATAACACATTCAGTACTGGCTTTACGTTAATACGAGTTCTGCAGTACTCGTTACACTTctggttgatttgttttgaattcAAAGCATTCCTTCTGATTTGTTTATGTTCCATTCATGTTTCTTTCGGTTGCTTCAATGAAAATATGCAATCCTTGAATTGAAATTcagttaataaaaaaagtaaCCAGAAAATCAATGTTATTCCAAACAACTCCgtacaacacaaaaaatccaaacataaacaaaaatgtatcTCTCTACATAATTGATTCATCCATTTGCTGGCAAGCACATTCTTTTTCTGTTCACATTAATCGCGATCTTTTGCAATCCCAAAGCGGATTCTCACACGATTCAATGTTGACCATTTGTTTCAATGCGCGCGTCACGTAATTCTCGTCGTTCCGTGTTTCCCATAATTCCTTAATAAACGTACGCATGTATCCTTACGGTAGAAATACATTTTCCAACTAAATAATGCAATCTGACGATTAAACTAGATTGTTGGAAAAAGTTTGACCTTCAATATAGTTGCTTGTTGGCTGTTAAATGTCACGTGCTTGTGTTTACCATTTTAAACCCTACACAACTTATTCgctaggttttttttaaaccgttttgtatattttgtactttttttgattttccttttatgtttctttttatacTTGCATATACTTTCAGCGTGACTTTTAAGagattttattgatttttttgttgtgtttaattttttgacttttttgtttcatttcaaataaAGATGATCCTTATGCTTCCCACACTGGAACCGCCTCCAAACTGGCGTTATGTCAATGCCACAAAATTTCCACGCCACAGAATTCTATCGCGTTCTCTTTCCACGCTCTGTCTCTATCGTAAACATTCTTCACGCAACTTGACACGATTCCCTCGATTGGTTTCTTATCCAGCGCATTATAGTTAGTATTTCttagatgcttttttttgctgactGATTTTTGTCTACACCGTTATGAAATAAGTGTTAAAGAATAATGCTTCTGCTTACAAcgaaaagggaggaaaacaatataaaataaactttACCAACCGAAATGATTCTCGTTCATCGTTAGCTCGTTCCCTCGTCGATGTCAATTCGTCGATTCGCTGCCTTTTTGCACTTCCATGCTTGATTATTTGGATTCTCCTTCCTGTTAACCACAATTCGCCGGCTGATCTCACCAGAACCACATCTCTTTCTTGTGCGCTGATTACTGTTGCAATCAGCTTCTTTGGGTAGTGTTCATATGTGTATTGCCACAATGCCTTGGTCAACATTCATAACGCACAAATTATcacttttttgctgctgctgttggtgttatCACATATGGATGGTAGGATACCATCTTAGCGTAGCCTGTACGTCGTCATCAGATTGGGAAATGTACACGTTTCCCTTACATTGCTTCGCGTTGTTGTCCATTAACACCGGATCAGGACAAAACAAGATTGTATGCTTTCGATTTGTCTCGCAATGTTATGAATTAGTGCATTGGCGCGTCTCATTCATCTACCCAGGTTGTCTTGATCTGAATGTAAGGCTGGTGGCCGGCCACGGTTAATTAGAAAAGACAGGCATGATTCCGAGGGTTTCAACAAAGCGCGATTAAAACGAATTTGAATCATATTAGACAGCATTGGTCAAATATTGATGTGTTCCGTAGTAACAGTAGGGTGCAGATTGTTGCTAACGTGCATTTCATTTGAGTGcactttttcattttctcttttaCCATTATTCGATTTGAAGCAGCATTTAAGTGCCCCACTTCTTTACACAATGGGGCTCTGGATGTGTAGACATCGATTGTGTGTTCTGATGGACATCATTTCACATAGTATCCCGTCTATTCTTATCGTCGGTTCAAAGTTTCAAAGAAccaaagagaaaagagagcgCTTGATCACGCCATCGACCTGTCGATCGATTTTACTCGTCAACAAACTGTTCGCATACTGCTACGATCGGCGATGTTGGCCAATCTTCTCCGTCATCTTCGGAGCTTACACTGCCGGTTCTGCACATAAGAAAGAATATcgtgaaaagaaataaatcaaagaCAGGCGTTAGAGAGCGATAGGGAACGAGTTTGAACAAGTCGTAGCATGCACAACGTTGAATGCATGCAACGTTTCCCAACTATCGTACCTGAATCTAAGGTTGCTGTTACTCATGTGTCCGTGGGCATGATGGTGTTCGGCAATCGTGGGCAGATAGGAAGTCAACTTGTCAGTAGGGCGCAGAACACGCATAGTACGCGATGAAAGCTTCCATACCAGCCGCTGCTTGTACGGGATCTTATGCTGCCCATTATACAGGGAAAGAATCTTCGCCACAATGCTGTGACTGTAAAGGAAGCTGCTATCCGGGATCTATGATGGGAAAGGAGATATTGAAAGGTGAGCATAACTTGCAACTCAAGACGAATGATTTACAGCAGTACTTACCCGACAGAATTTCTGCAGCTGGATGGCGTAATCAACAAGATCATGGATCTGTTGATGTACCAGACCATTGTCCTTGTTCGCGCTGACGTACACATCCATCTGAGTGAAGATCATCACGAGCGCGAGCTCGGACGGACGAATGCTGGCGCAGCTGGCGTCACATGCCAGAATCTCAAGGCGCATCTCGAGATCTGCCAACGAGATGGCGGATTTGAAAATCTCCGACAGCCCGAGAGCGTTCGCGGCGTTCTCGAAGATGTAGTAGAACAGCCGGATGAACGACAAAGCTGTAACCGGGGCCAGGTTCATTTGAACGCCAAGCTTATTGGCGACGATATCGGCCATCCGGACAAGGTCGCGAGAAGTGCAACGACACTGTGGACAAAAATAGGATAACATATGTTAGACGTTTTGGAAAAACTCAgaggaaaatatgcaaaaaaaatttctcccaTCATGCAAAGTTAATAAAGATTTCAACCATATGTACCATATGCCCATATAAAACATGTGCTTAACATAAAGCTGGAGAGTAGATCCAATATGAAAGCGTAATATATACGAGCGCAGTAATCCTGCGGCTATTAGTTTAGCATATGGTCATAATTTTGTAAGGACTGTCTGTGCTCTTACAGTCTTCCTCGCTCATGTGCATCGTCGTTCGTTTCTGTTGCACATCTCAACAAGCAAACAATGTGCGCATATGTCGAAGAAATCATTCGACAAGCTGTTGCGGCTGGATATTTCATCGATGGTTTACTTTCGTCAGTTCACCAACAAGACGCATGCTGCGGTCTCGTTACTTTACATACGTATCGTTCGATAACACAGAGAATGAAGCGAAGGGCCGGGAGAAGGCACCACATAAACAGACACGCCACAATCGGTACACCGTGCTTCAGTTGAGCAAACCCTTTGGTAAGGGTTGAGGCAAGTGCTAAGTGATTGAACGATGGTAGCTCGGTGGCTTGTATCGTGTACATATTCAATGCTATCGATGAACATTTCGTTCCCTGGAAATTTTGGTCCGAGTCGTTGCATTAAGTCGGTTTAACTCAACACATATACAAAAACcattgattgtttgtttaccgCCTTTTCTACTCGGGTATGTAGAATGTTTGATATTCAAATGCATGCAAGGGAGTAGGCATTTAACAGAGAACATCGTTACAATACCTAAACCCCTATGTTTACGCCATCTAAACCGAGTGCGCATGCACAGTCGTagttgaatttaaaattacctGCGAGATAGCGATCAGATCCTCCGTGTCGATGACTGGCATGCTGAGCTGTTGTACCGCTAGATGGAAGGAGCTGACCGAAATGCACGCCATGTGCTTTGGACGAACCTTCATCTTGGTCAGGAAGCGGTCGACCAAATTAATGGCAGCAAACAGGACATCGTTCGGCAGCTCGTACCAAACCTTCAGGCAGCGCAGCACATGGGCGGCTCCATCGCGGGTGCCGATCGTGATTTCGCCATTCTGCAAATACAAACCGGATAGAGTGGTGTTAATAATATGCTTAAGAGACGAAGCGCGAGTGACCTCATCAAGGATGAACGAAGGAAGCGTAAGGCCCCCAaacatcgaaacaaaaaatcactgGACGGTTTGGAGTTAAGCATACGATAGGTGGAAGTAACAGCAAAAGAGTCGAAAAAGGCGATTGTGGCAAAATGCAACCAATCAAATCAATgctaaataaaaagaaacaacgaaaacaTCAATCAAACCGAGGACAATCTGCACTTCGAGGAGATTAAGAAGCATTCTTCTGCGGGGAAATGTTGCGCTTatataaacataaacaaaaacaatcttTTGGCCTCGAAAGTAGAATGGAGAACAGGAAGGAGCCGAACACCAGCATATCGCTACGAACACACAAACCCAATGGTTATATAAAAACGGGGTCAGAAATAACCTGAAACCTGAATCGAAAGCGAATCCCATGGAAGATtgtcaacaacaacaagcagaGTCAAACCATCTCCCACCATTGGTATGCAGCAGCTTATGCTTATTGCACCGATGCGATACGCACACAACAGGAACATTTCGCACCACTAGCGATTCCGATTGGTCAACCTACGGGTGATGCTTCTTCGCGTGAGGTTTCGACGAACCATTACACTTAACTTTTGAGGAATTTCatcgagagatagagagagcgtGCGTCAACACAACGGACGGCACAACGACGGAGAGAAGGTCGATTTCCCTGCGACCCGCGGCTCACGGGAAATGCGACGTCAACGACACACTTTTCATATTATATTAAATTTCTCTACGATTTACTAAAGTATGCTGCTGGGGTCGAAAACCTTGTAAACAGGATATACAAATAAATGTGTATTACAAAATCATATAACCAACCACGAAGGTGACAAACGAAATTCAGCATTTTCAAGGATGGATCGAATCAAAAACTAAGATCGTGTTCTTATTTTCGTATTACAAAATGCGGTCAGCTGGTTTTTAAAAATAGACATATGAGTGAAGGTGAATCCTAGGGAACGACAGACAAGTCCttcgatggcgaaaaaaaatatatacagcATAATGGAAACTAGCCACAGGAACGACATGAGCAGGTGTGGTTCATAAACTTCAAAATACGCCATTGAACGACACCTTTAGAAAATCCTTGTATCCACGAAGCCCAGGGCACGTTCGAGCACGCAAGTGTCAATTGCCCAGTGGACTGTGAATTTGAAAGTCATACACGCTTGAATAATCAACCCGAAACACGAGGAGACAAACAGCGTTTAAAACGCGTTTCACTCTCTTCCTAGCTTTCCGAGCTGCACGCATGAAAAAGTGTATACTTTGTCGCAACTCGTTCACGCTAGAAAAGCGTGATAAAACAAATAGATAAACTTGCACAAAAACGCATCAAGATTGCATATCGGCGCAAAATGCATCAACAATGGGGAGAGAAACTTAAAATACTGATAATTGTATGTGTGTCTCCTTGCTTGCTTGGTTATCTATTTTTGATGCTGATTTATGTCACCgtacaaaaagaaacaggaaCAAACTGCaagccacgaaaaaaacaGCGACAAAAAAGATTGCAGAATATGGATAAGACAGACGTAGGTTGGAGGAATCGAGCTGTTGACATTGAAACCGAAAATAAACCTTATTCGTGAGACTTCGATCGCCAGTTTTGCTACAATTTACTTCTCTTTCTCCTCGCTTCCAACTGTCCTGCTCACGCTTACTACCATGCACAACCTTCCTTAAGAAACCAGCTTCTGAATATCCAACCAAGGAATATAGCAAAGCTGGTGTGTGCACGTTCTCGCACGCAATTACTTCACCACCCTTCGACTATTACCGCTTGTTCCTCGCCATCTGTTTTTCTGCACTCCTCCTCCCCCCATAACTTTCCCCCTA
This window harbors:
- the LOC128720678 gene encoding cyclin G, with the protein product MSVPVSCYSVDSMNTIDQQPIGIGGHGLPASSSASIVMMMEEDDDDHRPLMRMSPPTTVHAHDQTMHHDQRMSAEEGRLGTPDAADGVLLASHDCRRGGNNATSSGTMQSSGLGGQGSSSSYYHPHHHHHHHHQQQHHRLMMMDTAAAGTARANHDDGQDLANAAGAAAAAKCPSPHKHTTNASSTSSSSLSPPPPSPPASSPATGNTGAAPPPGLTFEQMTAKLSELLALEPKYQPNLYLPQQSMNGEITIGTRDGAAHVLRCLKVWYELPNDVLFAAINLVDRFLTKMKVRPKHMACISVSSFHLAVQQLSMPVIDTEDLIAISQCRCTSRDLVRMADIVANKLGVQMNLAPVTALSFIRLFYYIFENAANALGLSEIFKSAISLADLEMRLEILACDASCASIRPSELALVMIFTQMDVYVSANKDNGLVHQQIHDLVDYAIQLQKFCRIPDSSFLYSHSIVAKILSLYNGQHKIPYKQRLVWKLSSRTMRVLRPTDKLTSYLPTIAEHHHAHGHMSNSNLRFRTGSVSSEDDGEDWPTSPIVAVCEQFVDE